Genomic DNA from Peribacillus simplex NBRC 15720 = DSM 1321:
ACAAAAGGATGGAAAATTTAAGAACACATGGAAGGAAAATCCTGATGAGTTAGATCGTGCTACAGAGGTCTTCGCCCTTTATCAGGAATTATTAGACAAAGGGGTCATCTCTCAAGATGCTAAATCATGGGGTTGGGAAGAGGAAGATAATAATTTCTCACTAGGCCAATTTGCCATGGTTGTAAATGGATCATGGATCCAGGATAAGGAAAAGGAAAACCCTGAGCAAATGAAGGATGTTAAGGTGGCAGCTCCACCATACATGGATACCCCAGCGACTTTTTTAGAAATAAGTCCTATCTACGTATATAAAGGATCTAAGCACCCTAAAGAAACATGGGAATTTGCAAGCTATATTTTAGGAAAAGAGTGGCAAAGTAATATCCGTCCAACTAACTCTGCACGCTCCGATGTGGTAAGTAAGAGCCAATGGGGAAAAGGGTTCACTGATTTAACGGACACTGGTGTAACTTTTCCAGAGGTTTCCCTTGGTGGGGTTACAAAGGCGATGGAAGATGCTTTAGGTAAAACTCTATTAAAAAAGGAGGATCCTAAGAAAGTGGCTGAGTGGTTGTCTGATGCCATTAACGAAAGTTTAAAAAAATCAGGTGAACTAAGCGAGTAATTAAAAGGTGCAGGTGTTGTTCAGTAATGTCAATGCCTGCTCTTATATACTACTAGATCTGACTATTCCATCTAGTTAAATATAAGTCCAGTAGTAGAGATTGGGGTTGGTAATTTTGAATTTAGGCACACAACCTGAAAAAACGGAAGTTCGAATGAGTCCGAAACTGAAAAAGAATCCATTATCCAAGCAGCAAAAGAATAAAATGCACGCTTACTTATTTGTTTTACCAGCTATGCTTTTCTTCTTATTTATGATTGCCTACCCGTTAATCACTGTTGTATGGGATAGTTTTCATTTTAAGAACTTACTAAATAGTGCAGAATCAGCATTTGCCGGTTTTGATAATTATATAACCGTCATAAGGAACGAAAATTTTTCCAATGCTTTATCCAATACAGTCATATGGACTGTACTTTCGGTGGCTGGTGAATTTATTTTAGGATTAATTTCAGCCATTGCACTAAATCAGCAAATAAAGGGGAGGGCTATTTTCAGGGGGGTTATTATTATTCCGTGGGTCGTGCCAATTGTTGTAGCTGGGATGACTTGGACATGGATGCTAACTCCCGATTATGGGATTCTTAATTATTTATTAACGAAGGGCGGGATTATAGATAAGCCATATTATTGGCTGGGTGAAATGAACTCAGCCTTGCTGACAGTTACTTTCGTAAATATCTGGAGGAGTTTTCCCTACTACACAATTTGCATACTTGCTGCATTACAGTCTATACCGAAAGAATTACTTGAGGCAGCCTCGATTGATGGTGCAGGCGTCATGAATAGATTCTTTAAAGTGGTTCTACCCCAGTTAAAGGGTGTTTCCTTCGTCTTGATTTTCATCCATCTGATCTGGACTTCCATTAATTTTGACTTTATATGGGTGATGACTGAGGGCGGCCCGCTCAACTCGACAGAAACATTACCGATTATGATATATCGTTATGCATTGAAAGAATTTGATGTTGGTACTGCATCATCTCTAGCTTCGATGATGATTGGATTCATGATTACCATTTTTGTTGTGAACTATTACTATAATGCTAGAAAAAAACAAGCTTAATAGTGAAAATAAGGAGTGTCTAACATGTTATTAAGTAAGAAGGGGAGATTCTGGAGCAAGATTATTACCTACAGTATCTTAATTTTATTTTCAATTTACTGCTTATTCCCATTTCTTTGGATGGTTGTTACCTCCCTAAAGCCAACAGATCAAATTCGTACGAGCACTCCAACTTTTATGATTGAAAATCCGACACTTTCACATTTTGAAAATGTCTTATTCAATACAAAATTTGTCACATTCTTTGTAAACAGTTTAATTGTTGCCCTAACAACAACAATACTTTCCATGCTCGTCTCTATATTCGCTGGTTATTCCCTCAGCCGGTTTCATAACTTTCGAGGGGTCAAAGTTGTGAGTATGGCCATGCTTTTGTCACAAATGATCCCAGGCGTCCTTCTCCTCATTCCCTTGTATATTCTTATGCAAAAGTTGAGCCTGTTAAATACTTACCCTTCATTGATTTTAGCCTATACAACATTCATGGTTCCTTTATGTACCTTTATGATGAAAGGATTTTTCGATTCTATTCCATACGAAATAGAAGAAGCGGCCGAAATGGACGGATGTTCACGGATCGGCATTATCTTTCGCATTATCTTGCCTGTATCCATACCAAGTCTAGTGGCTACGGCATTGTTCGCCTTCGTTAACGCATGGAACGAATTCATGTTTGGATATGTTTTTATTAATGACGAAGGACACCGAACCTTAACCCCAGGTATTACTTTGTTTAAGGGGTTATATTCCACGGATTGGGGAAGCATTATGTCAGCATCAGTATTAGCCGTACTACCTATTGTATTAATGTTTGTTTATTTACAAAAGTACCTAATTGAAGGCATGACGTCCGGATCAGTAAAAGGATAGAATGGAGGATTTTATGAGTAGATTAAAGGAGAGTGTCTCTCAGTTAATTGAAATTCAAGAAAATGGGTTATATCTAGTTTTTGAGGTAACGGAAGAAAAAGACGTTCGTTTTCTTCATTTTTCATCCTTGCCATTCGTTTGGATTTCTGAATGGGACGATAAAACAAGAAGTAAGTTTCGGTTAGTGGAAATCCATTTTTCAGGGGAAAACCAAAATGACCATCATGGGTCTAAACACACGGGGACATATCCAGGAAACAGACTAAGATTACAGCAATTTCATGATAAAAGGACTTCAGAAGGTCGTAAGCTCCTATTTGAAATGATAGATGAGCAGACAGGTGTTGAAGTTGTTTCTATTTTCCAATTTTACTCTGGAATTCCAGTAATTAAGGCTTGGACCGAAGTCTCCCATAAAGGTAATCAATCAGTAGGGTTGGAGTATGTATCTTCCTTTGCCTATACAGGTATAGACAAGGAAGGACTAACAAACAGGGAAGATAAGATAAAGTTACATATTCCCCATAACTCATGGTACGGGGAAGCCCAATGGAAGAAATATTCTTTACAGGATTTAGGTCTATACATGGTGAATAAATTTTCGATGAAGCGTTTGTCTTATTCAAGTAATGGCACATGGTCATCCTCTCAATACGCCCCAATGGCATTTCTGGAAAATCTGGGAACAGGAAGTGGGTTAGTTTGGCAAATTGAACATAATGGATCATGGCATTGGGAGATCAGTGATATAAGCGAATACCTCTACTTGCAGTTAAGTGGGCCTACAGAGGCGGAAAATCATTGGTGGAAAGAGCTTAAACCAGGAGAGGAATTTACTTCTGTGCCGGTTTCAATCGGAGCCGTTTCAGGAGGTTTCGAACAGGCAATAGGTGAGTTGACAAAGTATAGAAGAAGAATGCGTCGACCTAATGAAGATAACAAGCAGTTGCCTGTCATTTTTAATGATTATATGAATTGTTTATTCGGTGATCCAACTACAGAAAAGCTGTTGCCTATCATTGATGCCGCTTCTGAAGTGGGGTGCGAATATTTTTGTATCGATTGTGGGTGGTATTCTGACGGCTATTGGTGGGATGGAGTGGGAGAATGGCTTCCTTCACAACAAAGGTTTCCCAATGGTATCAAAGAGGTTCTCGATTATATTGGCAACAAGGGAATGATACCAGGTTTATGGTTAGAACTCGAAGTTATGGGAATTAACTCACCCTTAGCAGATAAGGTACCTGATGGATGGTTTTTCTTGCGACATGGAAAGAGGGTAATAGACCATTCCCGCTATCAATTGGATTTTCGTAATCCGGAAGTCTTAGAATTTGCAAATGGAGTAATAAACCGCCTAGTAAATCAATATGGGGTCGGTTATATCAAGATGGACTATAACATTAATGCTGGTATCGGGACGGAACGGGAAGCCGATTCATTCGGAGATGGGTTACTCGAGCATAATCGGGCATACTTATCATGGCTTGACTCGATTTTTGACAAATACCCAGATTTGGTCATAGAAAACTGTGGCAGTGGGGGCATGAGAATGGATTATGCTTTATTAAGCCGCCATAGCATTCAATCAGTAAGTGACCAAACGGATTATCTGAAAAATGGGGCCATAGCTGCCGCTGCTGCTTCACTCGTCACCCCTGAACAATGTGCGGTTTGGTCATACCCATTAAAAGAGGGGGACAACGAAGAGGTCATTTTTAACATGGTTAATAGTTTGCTCCTTCGCATCCATCAAAGTGGTCATTTGGCTGAAATTAATTCAGAGAGATTGCATTTGGTGAAAGAAGCTATTAGCTATTACAAAGAGATCCGTGAGTATATTGCGAATGGGAATCCAATATGGCCTACGGGAATCCCGAATTTAGAGTCACCGTGGATGTGTTTTGGTTTACAACATGACAATAAATACTTTTTAGCAGTATGGAGATTGCAGGGAGATAACGAATGTTTTTCGATCCCATTATCCCAATTAGAAGGACTGGATACTGAAGTTAAACTGTCCTACCCACTTAATGGCGATGCCCAAGTAAAATGGAATAAGGATAATGGAACATTGACTGTATGCATACCAAAACAAAATGCAGCAAGAATTTTTGAGGTCACGGTAAAACAATAACGAAACACTTAAAACTTAATGAGAGTGAGAGAGATGAAATGACAAAATATACTATCGGTGTTGACTTTGGTACTCAATCAGGTAGAGCCCTTCTCGTTGAAGTAAGTACAGGTAGAGAAGTTGCAACTGCTGTAAAAGAATACACTCATGGTGTAATGGATGAAGTCCTTCCTGATGGTGTTACAAGACTGGGGGATGACTGGGCACTGCAACATCCTGCAGATTATCTGGAAGTGTTGGGAATGACGATTCCAGAAGTATTGAAGAAAGCCAAAGTTTCGCCGGATGATGTGATCGGAATGGGAATAGATTTTACGGCGTGTACCATTTTACCGATTGATCAAAATGGGACTCCATTATGTATGGTGGCACAATTTGAAGCTCATCCACATGCATACGTGAAATTGTGGAAACATCATGCTGCTCAAGAAGAAGCGAATCGGCTAAATGAAGTAGCTGAAAAACTAAGAGAACCTTTTTTACACCGATATGGGGGGAAAATATCGTCAGAGTGGCTCATCCCGAAGGTCTGGCAAATTTTAAATGAAGCGCCTGAAGTGTATGATGCTGCAGATCAAATACTTGAAGCCACAGACTGGGTTGTTTCAGAGTTAACCGGCTCGATTAAACGGAATAGCTGCACTGCAGGTTACAAGGCGATATGGAATAAACTGGATGGGTACCCTTCAAAGGAGTTTTTTAAGGCACTTGATCCTAAACTGGAAAACCTTGTAGAGGATAAATTGAATGGACTGATCTATTCAATAGGAACGAAAGCGGGGGAAATTACAGAAAAGGCTGCTCGATTTACAGGGCTCCATCCGGGAACAGCCGTTGCCATTGCTAACGTTGATGCGCATGTTTCCTTGCCTGCAGTGGGCATTACAGAACCTGGGAAACTCCTGATGATCATGGGCACATCAACCTGTCATGTCCTGCTTGGGGAAAAAGAGGAGATGGTTCCGGGCATGTGTGGGGTCGTCGAGGATGGCATCATTCCGGGTTTCCTCGGATATGAAGCCGGTCAATCATGTGTAGGTGATCACTTTGAATGGTTTATTGAAAACTGTGTCCCTGAAACATACTACCAAGAGGCAAAATCCAATGGAATGGAAATACATCAATTTTTAACAAACAAAGCAAACCAGTTAAAAGTTGGAGAAAGTGGTTTACTAGCTTTGGATTGGTGGAACGGGAACCGCTCGACATTAGTCGATGCAGATTTAACGGGCCTTCTAGTAGGTACTTCGTTGTTGACAAAACCAGAAGAAATATACCGTGCACTTATTGAAGCCACTGCATACGGAACCAGAAAAATTGTGGAGGAATTCCGACAACGAGGTGTTCCCATTCATGAGATATATGCATGTGGAGGGATTGCAGAAAAAAATGCATTTATGATGCAAGTATATGCGGATGTTTTGAACATGGAAATTCGGATATCAGCGTCCTCCCAAACTCCCGCCCTTGGTTCAGCGATGTTTGGTGCTGTTGCTGCCGGCAAGGATCGTGGAGGCTATGACAATATCAACGATGCAGCACAACAAATGGGCAGTGTGAAGGAACATATATATCGACCTATAGAAGAGAATGTTAAAGTTTTTGATCTATTATACCAGGAATATTCGAAGCTATATGATTACTTTGGCCGTGGTGAAAATAATGTGATGAAAACATTAAAAAAGATCAAAAAAGAAACATGGGAGGCGCATTATGCTTGAAACTTTAAAACAAGAAGTGCTAGCAGCTAACCTATCATTACCAGCACATCAATTAGTCACCTTTACATGGGGGAATGTAAGTGGAATCGATCGGGACTCGGGCTGTATCGTTATAAAACCAAGCGGTGTACCTTACGAGCAATTAAGCCTTGAGGATCTTGTTGTTGTGGATCTTTTGGGTAACATCGTGGAAGGAAACTTGCGTCCTTCCTCAGATACACCCACCCATGTTTCACTTTATAATGCGTTTCCTGAGATTGGTGGTATCGTCCATACTCATTCACCTTGGGCAACAAGTTGGGCGCAGGCAGGTCGTTCCATACCAACGTTAGGTACTACCCATGCCGATTACTTTTATGGGGAAATCCCGTGTACAAGGGCTTTAACAAATATAGAAATCAATAACGGTTATGAAATGGAAACAGCAAATGTAATTATTGAAACCTTTCGAAAGAGAGGGTTAGAACCTCTAGCGATGCCAGGTGTTTTACTTGCCAATCATGCCCCTTTTTGTTGGGGAAAGAATGCAAATGATGCCTTGCATAATGCCGTAGTTCTAGAGGAAGTTGCAAAAATGGCGTTCCACACGTATCAACTGAACATGAAAACGGAAGCTATTAATCAATATCTATTAGATAAACATTACTCACGGAAGCATGGAGCCCATGCCTATTATGGTCAGAAATAAATGTTGTTGAAAGGGCATGCGGTAACTTGTACGTATGAGTCTGCACATCAAAGGGAGGATGTAAAATGATTTCAGTTAAACAATATGAATTCTGGTTTGTTACCGGAAGCCAGCACTTATATGGGGAAGAAACCTTAAATCAAGTTGAGGACCACTCTATTAAAATAGCAAGAGGTTTGGATTCTTCTTCAAAAATTTCCTATAAAGTGATCTTTAAGCCTGTCATGACCAATCCAGATTCTATCCGCCGGCTGTTCTTAGAGGCTAATCAGGATGATAATTGTGCGGGGATCCTAACCTGGATGCATACTTTTTCCCCGGCAAAAATGTGGATAGCAGGATTAACTGCATTACAAAAGCCCCTGCTGCATCTCCACACACAATTTAACCAAGATATCCCTTGGGAGACTATTGACATGGACTATATGAATTTAAATCAATCCGCTCATGGAGATCGTGAGTATGGATTTATTGGGAGCAGAATGAAGATAAATCGAAAAGTGGTGGTGGGTCATTGGGGGCATACTGGGGTATGTGCAAAAATTGGGGAATGGATGAAAACGGCGGTTGCTTTTGTTGAGGGGCAAAACCTAAAGGTTGCTAGATTCGGAGATAATATGAGAGAGGTTTCTGTTACGGAAGGTGACAAAATAGAAGCTCAAATAAAATTCGGATGGTCCATAAACGGTTATGGTATAGGTGACTTGGTTCAACGAATGGGTGATGTTACAGAGTCTGATGTGAACCATTTGTTAGAGGAATATGCAGAGCTTTATGAGATTGTTTCAAAAGGATTGAAAGAAGGTTCAATCCGTGAATCAATTAAGGAACAGGCAAGAATAGAACTTGGGTTGAAAGCTTTTTTAGAAGATGGTCAATTTACTGCTTTTACCACCACTTTTGAAGACTTGCATGGCATGAAACAGCTCCCGGGGTTAGCGGTTCAAAGATTGATGGCAGCTGGTTATGGCTTTGGTGGGGAAGGGGATTGGAAAACAGCGGCGTTGGTCCGTTTAATGAAAATCCTTGCAGATGGGGAAGACACTTCATTCATGGAGGATTACACCTACCATTTTCATCCTGGTAATGAACTTGTCCTTGGTTCACATATGCTCGAGGTGTGTCCTACAATTTCCGCTACTAAGCCTAAAATTGAGGTGCATGCCCTATCCATTGGAGGGAAGGAGGATCCTGCGAGACTTGTTTTCGATGGGAAAGGAGGGCCAGCTTTAAATGCATCTATCATTGATATGGGAAATCGCTTCCGTTTATTGATAAATGAAGTGGACGCCGTTCAGCCATTCCAACCTATGCCAAATCTCCCGGTAGCAAGGGTGCTTTGGAAGCCGCAGCCTTCTTTAGAAAAATCAGCGGAAAATTGGATATTAGCCGGAGGGGCCCATCATACTTGTTTTTCGTATAAAGTGACGGCCAATCAGTTAAAAGATTGGGCAGATTTATCAGGAATTGAAAGTGTGATTATCAATAAGGACACTAACTCATATGCATTCCAAAATGAATTACGTTGGAATGATCTTGTTTACAAGTAAGCTTCATCATATACAAGAAGGGAAGGGATTCAGGTTTTTATTACCCCATTTTAAAGTACTTGAGGTGGCGATTTATATAAATAAATTTCAACAAACTAACTAACACGGGTGCGTTTTTGCGTTGAGAGTGCAATAAAATGAAAAGGGGAAAAAATGTATGAAAATGAAAAAGGTAATACCTTATATCCTTGCGGGATCATTAATTACATCTATGGCTCCGTCTTTTCCTTCAAAGGCTTCAGCGGCTACCTGGGCTGAAATTTCTGTAGATCTAGCAGACCGATCACTTGGTAAAATACATCATGGAGCGAGTGCGGCACTATACGGATTAAGTGAACCAAACGTACCAGACATCAATACCTTAATACCCATCAAACCATCACATATCCTTCAAAAGGCACCCAATGGGGTTCAGCATCCATCTGGTGACGGTTTAAGAGTTGCCGACTACTTCTTTGAAGCTGGTGGAAAAAATATTCAAATTTATATGCAAGATTACTATGGCAGATGGTATTACCCATCAAGAACACCTGAGGAGTATATCAAAGAGGCCATCACTCCCATCACCACTGAAATTAAAGCCTACAAGGATGCGTGGGTAAAAAAGAACCCTGGTGAAAATCCCGACGACAAATTCATCTATGTTCCTTATAACGAACCTGAACAAAATACCACTCGTTATCCAAGTATAGATAGTATGGATGAGGTTGGTGCTAAATCAAGAGCTACATTTAATAACGATTGGTTAGCTATCTATAAAGCCATTAAAGGCATCGACCCGGGCGCCAAAATTTCAGGACCCAATCTCTTAAATTATAAACCCAATGTTATAGAATCTTTTATCCCGTTCTGTATCGAAAATGATTGCTTGCCTGACACAATATCTTGGCATTTACTTTCCAACAAATCTTATAACAATGCTAAATCCAATTTGGCTGCTTATAGGGCTGTTGAAGCAAAAAATGTGTTGAGTTATGAGAGAAAGTACCCTGAACGAAAAAGCGCCTTTCCGATCCCTGTGGATATTAATGAATACGCTTCAACTGCTGAAATTGCTGTAGGAGGCTCACTCATCCAGTACATGGCGC
This window encodes:
- the araA gene encoding L-arabinose isomerase; protein product: MISVKQYEFWFVTGSQHLYGEETLNQVEDHSIKIARGLDSSSKISYKVIFKPVMTNPDSIRRLFLEANQDDNCAGILTWMHTFSPAKMWIAGLTALQKPLLHLHTQFNQDIPWETIDMDYMNLNQSAHGDREYGFIGSRMKINRKVVVGHWGHTGVCAKIGEWMKTAVAFVEGQNLKVARFGDNMREVSVTEGDKIEAQIKFGWSINGYGIGDLVQRMGDVTESDVNHLLEEYAELYEIVSKGLKEGSIRESIKEQARIELGLKAFLEDGQFTAFTTTFEDLHGMKQLPGLAVQRLMAAGYGFGGEGDWKTAALVRLMKILADGEDTSFMEDYTYHFHPGNELVLGSHMLEVCPTISATKPKIEVHALSIGGKEDPARLVFDGKGGPALNASIIDMGNRFRLLINEVDAVQPFQPMPNLPVARVLWKPQPSLEKSAENWILAGGAHHTCFSYKVTANQLKDWADLSGIESVIINKDTNSYAFQNELRWNDLVYK
- a CDS encoding glycoside hydrolase family 36 protein, which gives rise to MSRLKESVSQLIEIQENGLYLVFEVTEEKDVRFLHFSSLPFVWISEWDDKTRSKFRLVEIHFSGENQNDHHGSKHTGTYPGNRLRLQQFHDKRTSEGRKLLFEMIDEQTGVEVVSIFQFYSGIPVIKAWTEVSHKGNQSVGLEYVSSFAYTGIDKEGLTNREDKIKLHIPHNSWYGEAQWKKYSLQDLGLYMVNKFSMKRLSYSSNGTWSSSQYAPMAFLENLGTGSGLVWQIEHNGSWHWEISDISEYLYLQLSGPTEAENHWWKELKPGEEFTSVPVSIGAVSGGFEQAIGELTKYRRRMRRPNEDNKQLPVIFNDYMNCLFGDPTTEKLLPIIDAASEVGCEYFCIDCGWYSDGYWWDGVGEWLPSQQRFPNGIKEVLDYIGNKGMIPGLWLELEVMGINSPLADKVPDGWFFLRHGKRVIDHSRYQLDFRNPEVLEFANGVINRLVNQYGVGYIKMDYNINAGIGTEREADSFGDGLLEHNRAYLSWLDSIFDKYPDLVIENCGSGGMRMDYALLSRHSIQSVSDQTDYLKNGAIAAAAASLVTPEQCAVWSYPLKEGDNEEVIFNMVNSLLLRIHQSGHLAEINSERLHLVKEAISYYKEIREYIANGNPIWPTGIPNLESPWMCFGLQHDNKYFLAVWRLQGDNECFSIPLSQLEGLDTEVKLSYPLNGDAQVKWNKDNGTLTVCIPKQNAARIFEVTVKQ
- the araD gene encoding L-ribulose-5-phosphate 4-epimerase — its product is MLETLKQEVLAANLSLPAHQLVTFTWGNVSGIDRDSGCIVIKPSGVPYEQLSLEDLVVVDLLGNIVEGNLRPSSDTPTHVSLYNAFPEIGGIVHTHSPWATSWAQAGRSIPTLGTTHADYFYGEIPCTRALTNIEINNGYEMETANVIIETFRKRGLEPLAMPGVLLANHAPFCWGKNANDALHNAVVLEEVAKMAFHTYQLNMKTEAINQYLLDKHYSRKHGAHAYYGQK
- the araB gene encoding ribulokinase; amino-acid sequence: MTKYTIGVDFGTQSGRALLVEVSTGREVATAVKEYTHGVMDEVLPDGVTRLGDDWALQHPADYLEVLGMTIPEVLKKAKVSPDDVIGMGIDFTACTILPIDQNGTPLCMVAQFEAHPHAYVKLWKHHAAQEEANRLNEVAEKLREPFLHRYGGKISSEWLIPKVWQILNEAPEVYDAADQILEATDWVVSELTGSIKRNSCTAGYKAIWNKLDGYPSKEFFKALDPKLENLVEDKLNGLIYSIGTKAGEITEKAARFTGLHPGTAVAIANVDAHVSLPAVGITEPGKLLMIMGTSTCHVLLGEKEEMVPGMCGVVEDGIIPGFLGYEAGQSCVGDHFEWFIENCVPETYYQEAKSNGMEIHQFLTNKANQLKVGESGLLALDWWNGNRSTLVDADLTGLLVGTSLLTKPEEIYRALIEATAYGTRKIVEEFRQRGVPIHEIYACGGIAEKNAFMMQVYADVLNMEIRISASSQTPALGSAMFGAVAAGKDRGGYDNINDAAQQMGSVKEHIYRPIEENVKVFDLLYQEYSKLYDYFGRGENNVMKTLKKIKKETWEAHYA
- a CDS encoding carbohydrate ABC transporter permease, which gives rise to MSMAMLLSQMIPGVLLLIPLYILMQKLSLLNTYPSLILAYTTFMVPLCTFMMKGFFDSIPYEIEEAAEMDGCSRIGIIFRIILPVSIPSLVATALFAFVNAWNEFMFGYVFINDEGHRTLTPGITLFKGLYSTDWGSIMSASVLAVLPIVLMFVYLQKYLIEGMTSGSVKG
- a CDS encoding carbohydrate ABC transporter permease → MNLGTQPEKTEVRMSPKLKKNPLSKQQKNKMHAYLFVLPAMLFFLFMIAYPLITVVWDSFHFKNLLNSAESAFAGFDNYITVIRNENFSNALSNTVIWTVLSVAGEFILGLISAIALNQQIKGRAIFRGVIIIPWVVPIVVAGMTWTWMLTPDYGILNYLLTKGGIIDKPYYWLGEMNSALLTVTFVNIWRSFPYYTICILAALQSIPKELLEAASIDGAGVMNRFFKVVLPQLKGVSFVLIFIHLIWTSINFDFIWVMTEGGPLNSTETLPIMIYRYALKEFDVGTASSLASMMIGFMITIFVVNYYYNARKKQA